One stretch of Oncorhynchus keta strain PuntledgeMale-10-30-2019 chromosome 16, Oket_V2, whole genome shotgun sequence DNA includes these proteins:
- the LOC118395589 gene encoding zinc finger protein 420-like, protein MVLRRKLLELKVARERAERTVRERVLASRPSIKILDRYRGMARVCRSRGCRSWGQTGEVWRRGTPTTQQRHTDWSSVWSALCSNRGPHHHPSAAQNPTQHHGGSDHRSDPERLGPLGCPPAPGSEYLPVFHQSQRTVNSHGDVDGDALDTVSDDPSCSYTTEMDPGKMPLGLETQTDLSREDWNRYSSSVYSKGCLDKKGEVIVVDEVKVEGDAPPTWNTDSHLGDGHSQGRDFLNYRGSLETNLNVATHSSLDAFRGRDPVFTSMAPSDSHGQILFDQVLNSNDRARAQVQGEGATSGNSKEKRFLCMFCNKGFSCPQKVERHQRVHTGEKPFSCTQCEKRFSRQDNLKMHQRVHTGEKPFSCTQCHMRFALAGNLKMHLKVHTGERPFACTHCGKRFSERRYLRIHQQKNHPTL, encoded by the exons atGGTATTGCGGAGGAAACTACTGGAACTGAAGGTGGCACGGGAGCGCGCAGAGAGGACAGTGCGAGAGCGCGTTCTCGCCAGTCGTCCAAGTATCAAGATCCTCGACCGATACAGAGGAATGGCAAGAG TCTGCAGATCCAGAGGCTGTAGGTCCTGGGGTCAAACAGGAGAGGTCTGGAGGAGAGGAACCCCCACGACACAGCAGAGACATACAGACTGGAGCAGCGTCTGGAGCGCCCTCTGTAGCAACAGAGGACCCCATCACCACCCCAGCGCAGCCCAGAACCCGACACAGCATCACGGAG GATCTGACCACAGATCAGACCCAGAGAGACTGGGGCCACTGGGCTGTCCTCCCGCTCCCGGCTCAGAATATTTACCAGTATTTCACCAGAGCCAGAGGACGGTTAATTCCCATGGGGATGTTGATGGTGACGCATTAGACACTGTCAGTGATGATCCATCTTGTTCTTACACTACAGAGATGGATCCTGGCAAAATGCCCTTGGGTTTAGAGACACAGACTGATCTGTCTAGAGAGGACTGGAAccggtacagtagtagtgtatactCTAAAGGGTGCCTAGATAAGAAAGGGGAGGTTATAGTGGTAGATGAGGTGAAAGTGGAGGGCGATGCTCCTCCCACATGGAATACAGATAGTCACCTAGGAGACGGACACTCACAGGGCAGAGATTTCTTAAATTACAGGGGAAGCTTAGAGACAAATCTAAATGTCGCCACCCACTCCTCTTTAGATGCGTTCAGGGGTCGTGACCCAGTGTTCACGTCGATGGCACCTTCCGATTCACACGGCCAGATCCTTTTCGATCAGGTATTGAACTCAAACGACAGGGCTAGAGCCCAGGTTCAGGGAGAAGGAGCCACATCAGGCAATAGTAAAGAGAAACGattcctctgcatgttctgtaacaaaggcttcagctgcccccagaaggtggagaggcaccagagggtccacacaggagagaaacccttcagctgtacccagtgtgagaagaggttctcccgCCAGGACAACTTAAAGatgcaccagagggtccacacaggggagaaaccatttagctgtacccagtgtcacatgcgcTTCGCACTGGCTGGAAACCTGAAGatgcacctgaaggtccacacgGGAGAACGGCCGTTCGCCTGTACGCACTGCgggaagaggttctcagagaggagatacctcaggatacaccagcagaaaaaccATCCCACTCTATGA